Proteins encoded together in one Festucalex cinctus isolate MCC-2025b chromosome 8, RoL_Fcin_1.0, whole genome shotgun sequence window:
- the LOC144023594 gene encoding uncharacterized protein LOC144023594: MRNGPNRMNRPRKDPAGSRCRPARRRPAPRRHQPVDQPRSLCVGSAFFSGSCVSVSSSPVKAYLPSSPPCDSLYSYLSDSDFELTDTELNYSDLDTSFCSPSSSPSALPYDTILSPHVFVDHVPEFDYDSDLEDECEVSEHTKFGLSASESFYSFLFARSLSKSLTPLPSLVSSVDAPLNLVPGVSRVPRSLGQQAGVTTAPASRRQRRRQRRPKPQPVPLPPQPLAASPVPLPPQPLAASPVPLPPQPLAASPVPLPPQPLAASPVPLPPQPLAASPVPLPPQPLATSPGPPPPVPRQAAHGMRPPPSVPRQAAHGMRPPPPVPRPAAHGMRPPPPVPRPAAHGLRPPPPVPRSKPVLTGSPAVSRAHRREQCLSSLISSFLLP; encoded by the exons ATGAGAAACGGACCCAATAG aatgaaccgaccacgaaaggacccagcagggagccggtgccgaccggcacgacgtcggccagctcccagacgccatcagcctgttgaccaaccccgttcCCTCTGTGTAGGTTCAGCTTTCTTTTCTGGTTCTTGTGTCTCCGTGTCCTCCTCACCCGTTAAAGCATATTTACCCAGTTCACCTCCTTGTGATTCCCTTTacagttatttaagtgattctgatttTGAGCTCACAGACACAGAGTTAAACTATTCTGATTTGGACaccagtttttgttcacctaGTAGTTCCCCCAGTGCACTTCCTTATGACACAATTTTGTcaccccacgtttttgttgaccacgTTCCCGAGTTTGATtatgattctgacttagaggatgaatgtgaagtgagtgagcacaccaagtttggtttgagtgcgagtgaaagcttttatagttttttgtttgcacgTTCCCTGTCAAAGTCACTTACACCCCTTCCTAGTCTTGTTTCGTCTGTTGATGCACCCCTTAACTTAGTCCCTGGTGTGTCTCGAGTTCCCCGGtcccttggtcaacaggctggtgtGACTACAGCCCCAgcttcccgcagacagaggaggaggcagaggcgacccaagccgcagcctgtgccgctgccgccgcagcccctggccgcttcgcccgtgccgctgccgccgcagcccctggccgcttcgcccgtgccgctgccgccgcagcccctggccgcttcgcctgtgccgctgccgccgcagcccctggccgcttcgcctgtgccgctgccgccgcagcccctggccgcttcgcctgtgccgctgccgccgcagcccctggccacttcgcctgggccgccacctcctgttcctcgtcaggcggcgcatggaatgcggccgccaccttctgttcctcgtcaggcggcgcacggaatgcggccgccaccccctgttcctcgtccggcggcgcacggaatgcggccgccgccccctgttcctcgtccggcggcgcatggattgcggccgccgccccctgttcctc